One genomic region from Mangifera indica cultivar Alphonso chromosome 17, CATAS_Mindica_2.1, whole genome shotgun sequence encodes:
- the LOC123200629 gene encoding rhomboid-like protein 11, chloroplastic, whose protein sequence is MGQFQLIFLQSSPLLKSCYPCSSMPLASFSSSQINPYTSSCLRKSPSVSSLSAPSRPKLPFQHLSLLHSPRTVGSLLICKSNGSDMLSQLGIQNPDGRRKQDKRVNGIFWIILINLGLYVADHVFQIRGIQSLYFYHNRPTWYQFVTSTFCHANWNHLSSNLFFLYIFGKLVEEEEGNFALWLSYIFTGAGANLVSWLVLPRNAVSVGASGAVFGLFAISVLVKMSWDWRKILEVLILGQFVIEKVMQAAQASAGLSGGYGGYTLQSINHIAHLSGALIGVFLIWLLSRVPSEPRDQKALKSHGKRDKLQ, encoded by the exons ATGGGGCAGTTTCAGTTGATATTTCTACAGTCATCACCCCTGCTGAAATCTTGCTACCCTTGCAGTTCCATGCCTTtggcttctttttcttcttctcaaatTAACCCGTATACTTCTTCTTGCCTTCGAAAATCTCCATCAGTTTCTTCTTTATCTGCTCCCTCTAGACCCAAATTGCCCTTTCAGCATCTTTCACTTCTTCACTCTCCCCGTACTGTCGGCTCACTCTTAATATGCAAGAGTAACGGCTCAG aTATGCTATCGCAGCTGGGAATTCAGAACCCGGATGGAAGAAGGAAACAGGATAAGCGCGTCAATGGAATATTTTGGATAATACTTATTAATCTTGGACTATATGTGGCTGATCATGTATTTCAG atcCGCGGTATACAATCTCTGTACTTCTACCACAATAGGCCCACATGGTACCAATTTGTGACTTCAACCTTTTGTCATGCTAACTG GAACCATCTTTCCAGCAACCTTTTTTTCTTGTACATCTTTG GGAAGCTTGTTGAAGAGGAGGAAGGGAACTTTGCATTGTGGCTTTCTTACATTTTTACGGGTGCTGGAGCAAATCTTGTTTCATGGCTAGTTTTACCAAGAAATGCAGTTTCTGTTGGAGCCTCTGGTGCTGTTTTTGGATTATTTGCAATAAGCGTCCTTGTAAAG ATGTCTTGGGACTGGAGGAAGATTCTTGAAGTGCTAATATTGGGCCAATTTGTTATAGAGAAG GTAATGCAGGCAGCCCAAGCTTCAGCTGGATTGTCGGGTGGTTACGGTGGCTATACATTGCAGAGTATTAATCATATTGCACATCTCTCTGGTGCTCTTATTGGTGTGTTTCTTATATGGCTTCTCAGCAGAGTTCCCTCTGAGCCTCGAGATCAAAAGGCATTGAAGTCACATGGAAAAAGGGACAAActtcaataa
- the LOC123200628 gene encoding pentatricopeptide repeat-containing protein At2g30780-like yields the protein MAFVRRVFSAVSACGFLSPREKFHLRFFCNKVAVSNPLFSKLLQIPISQIKTTLDSEDPLLLNNSSFPWDALLTSLQSSSPLKAQSVLEWRLDKMLKGNESCHDYSGLISLCGKIRNIPLAMHVFTSMERRGIKPNSSIFNSLIYACLCSGEVVTSLSLFETMVRSEDYKANSETYDIFIAGFSSLGNVDAMHAWYSAKKTAGFSANVQTYESLISGCVKSKNFDGADRYYEEMMLVGIMPSMTILESVLEGFCKRRSSGKVKEFVEFLLDAGWKINENMCEVLVKFYCEHGKVNEMEELLVTLVKYNQDPQVLLLVHCGIIRIYALSDRLDDVEYSVGRMGKQGLSFKRAEDVEKVICSYFRREEYERLELFLDHIKSSYKLTRSNYDFLIAGYRRAGLSEKVDLVIKDMKFAGIF from the exons ATGGCATTTGTTCGCAGGGTTTTCTCAGCAGTAAGCGCTTGCGGGTTTTTATCTCCTCGTGAAAAATTTCATTTGCGTTTCTTCTGTAACAAAGTTGCGGTTTCCAATCCTCTTTTCTCCAAATTGCTTCAAATACCCATCTCTCAAATCAAAACTACGCTTGATTCAGAGGACCCTCTTCTCCTCAATAATTCCTCCTTCCCCTGGGATGCCCTCCTTACATCTCTCCAATCTTCCTCGCCTCTTAAAGCTCAATCG GTCTTGGAATGGAGATTAGATAAAATGCTGAAGGGGAATGAGTCATGCCATGATTACTCTGGTTTAATATCTCTTTGTGGAAAGATTCGAAATATACCACTGGCAATGCATGTGTTTACTTCGATGGAGCGTCGTGGAATTAAGCCCAATTCTTCTATTTTCAATTCCCTTATTTATGCTTGCTTGTGCTCCGGTGAGGTTGTGACATCCCTTAGCTTGTTTGAGACAATGGTGAGGTCTGAGGACTATAAAGCCAATTCTGAAACTTATGATATTTTCATAGCGGGCTTTTCCAGCTTGGGAAATGTTGATGCAATGCACGCATGGTACTCTGCCAAAAAGACTGCTGGGTTTTCGGCTAATGTTCAAACCTATGAATCTCTCATTTCTGGTTGTGTTAAATCAAAGAATTTCGATGGTGCTGATAGATATTATGAGGAAATGATGTTAGTTGGAATTATGCCTAGCATGACCATATTGGAGTCTGTTCTTGAAGGATTTTGCAAGCGTAGAAGTTCAGGTAAAGTAAAAGAGTTTGTAGAGTTTCTGTTGGATGCAGGTTGGAAAATTAATGAGAATATGTGTGAAGTGCTTGTGAAATTTTATTGTGAACATGGGAAAGTGAATGAAATGGAGGAGCTACTTGTAACTTTGGTTAAGTACAATCAAGATCCTCAAGTTTTGTTGTTGGTGCATTGTGGGATTATAAGGATTTATGCCTTGTCAGACAGACTGGATGATGTAGAATACTCTGTGGGGAGAATGGGAAAACAAGGGTTATCATTTAAACGTGCAGAAGATGTTGAAAAGGTGATTTGTTCATACTTCAGGCGTGAAGAATACGAAAGGCTAGAGCTATTTTTGGACCATATCAAGAGTTCTTATAAGCTCACAAGATCAAATTACGATTTTCTGATTGCTGGATATCGGAGAGCTGGCTTATCTGAGAAAGTGGATTTGGTGATAAAGGATATGAAATTTGCTGGAATTTTTTAG
- the LOC123200144 gene encoding 60S ribosomal protein L37: MGKGTGSFGKRKNKTHTLCVRCGRRSFHIQKSRCGACAYPASRLRKYNWSVKAIRRKTTGTGRMRYLRHVPRRFKSNFREGTEAAPRKESVAAAS, from the exons ATG GGAAAAGGTACAGGAAGCTTTGGGAAGAGAAAGAACAAGACGCACACGCTGTGCGTTAGATGTGGACGCAGGAGCTTCCACATCCAGAAGAGCCGATGCGGTGCTTGTGCTTATCCCGCCAGCCGTCTTCGCAAAT ATAACTGGAGTGTGAAGGCAATTCGCAGAAAGACTACTGGAACTGGTAGAATGAGGTACCTCCGACATGTTCCACGCAGGTTCAAGAGCAACTTCAGAGAAG GTACTGAAGCTGCTCCAAGGAAGGAGAGTGTGGCTGCAGCATCTTAA
- the LOC123201069 gene encoding LOW QUALITY PROTEIN: indole-3-pyruvate monooxygenase YUCCA6-like (The sequence of the model RefSeq protein was modified relative to this genomic sequence to represent the inferred CDS: inserted 1 base in 1 codon; deleted 2 bases in 1 codon): MDFLREIDGKQIHDPIHGNMNESSRCVWVPGPVIVGAGPSGLAAAACLKERGVPSIILERSNCIASLWRLKTYDRLTLHLPKQFCELPLMXFPPDSPTYPTKQQFIDYLESYAKRFDISPRFSEAVAQAEYDATLGFWRVKTVGGKGEEKEYMCRWLVVATGENAEAVVPEIEGSEEFGGVLKHTSFYISGEEFKGKRVLVVGCGNSGMEVCLDLCNHNARPSLVVRDTVHVLPREMLGKSTFGLSMWLLKWLPMRLVDQLLLILSWLMLGDTARLGLDRPRLGPLEFKNLSGKTPVLDIGTLAKIKSGDIKVFPGIKRLKINAVEFVNGRSESFDAIIFATGYKSNVPSWLTERNMFSVEDGLPRRPFPNGWKGECGLYAVGFTKRGLLGASMDAKRLAADIERCWKAEAKHCMPFSSSLLSKSSP; encoded by the exons ATGGATTTTCTGAGAGAAATAGATGGCAAACAGATTCATGATCCT ATTCATGGAAATATGAATGAATCTTCACGTTGTGTATGGGTTCCAGGGCCAGTGATCGTAGGAGCCGGGCCTTCAGGTCTAGCAGCAGCGGCATGTCTCAAAGAAAGAGGAGTTCCAAGTATAATCTTAGAGAGATCTAACTGCATAGCATCTTTATGGCGGCTCAAAACCTATGATCGTCTTACTCTTCACTTACCAAAGCAATTTTGCGAGCTTCCTCTCA GGTTTCCTCCCGATTCACCCACCTACCCTACTAAGCAACAATTCATTGACTATCTAGAATCATACGCCAAAAGATTTGATATTAGCCCAAGGTTCAGCGAGGCCGTAGCACAAGCTGAGTATGATGCAACCCTTGGGTTTTGGCGGGTGAAGACAGTAGGGGGAAAAGGGGAGGAGAAAGAATACATGTGTCGGTGGCTGGTGGTGGCGACAGGAGAGAATGCGGAGGCGGTGGTGCCGGAGATTGAAGGAAGTGAAGAATTTGGAGGAGTTTTAAAGCATACAAGTTTTTATATAAGTGGAGAAGAGTTTAAAGGGAAGAGGGTTTTGGTGGTTGGGTGTGGAAATTCAGGAATGGAGGTTTGTTTGGATCTTTGCAATCATAATGCCCGGCCTTCGCTTGTTGTTAGAGATACA GTGCATGTTCTACCAAGAGAGATGCTGGGAAAATCAACTTTCGGGTTGTCCATGTGGTTGCTCAAGTGGCTGCCCATGCGCCTGGTCGACCAGCTCCTGCTCATCTTATCATGGTTGATGCTTGGCGACACAGCTCGATTAGGGTTGGACCGGCCGCGGTTGGGCCCCCttgaattcaagaatttgtcagGAAAAACGCCTGTATTGGATATTGGGACACTAGCCAAGATCAAAAGTGGAGACATTAAG GTTTTTCCAGGAATCAAGCGCTTGAAAATCAATGCAGTGGAGTTTGTAAATGGCAGAAGTGAGAGCTTTGATGCCATCATATTTGCAACTGGTTACAAAAGCAACGTACCTTCTTGGCTAACG GAAAGAAACATGTTTTCAGTGGAAGATGGGTTGCCTCGAAGGCCATTTCCAAATGGGTGGAAGGGTGAATGTGGCCTGTATGCCGTGGGGTTCACTAAACGTGGATTACTAGGTGCTTCAATGGACGCCAAGAGACTTGCCGCTGACATTGAACGCTGCTGGAAAGCTGAAGCTAAACATTGTATGCCCTTTTCTAGCTCACTTTTGTCAAAATCATCACCATGA